Proteins from one Pontibacter korlensis genomic window:
- the rhaM gene encoding L-rhamnose mutarotase has translation MQQVVFKMKLKPGFEEEYQKRHQAIWPELAQALKSAGISDYAIFQDPETSTLFAVQKRSGTSCQELGKTEIVQKWWAFMADIMETHSDKTPVTVPLQKVFYLA, from the coding sequence ATGCAACAAGTGGTTTTTAAAATGAAGCTCAAGCCGGGCTTTGAGGAGGAGTACCAAAAGCGGCACCAGGCGATCTGGCCTGAGCTGGCGCAAGCGCTGAAAAGTGCCGGCATCAGCGATTATGCCATTTTCCAGGATCCGGAGACAAGCACCTTGTTTGCCGTGCAGAAACGGAGCGGTACCTCCTGTCAGGAGCTGGGAAAAACAGAAATTGTGCAGAAGTGGTGGGCCTTCATGGCCGATATCATGGAAACGCATTCGGACAAGACACCCGTCACGGTGCCCTTGCAAAAAGTGTTTTATTTAGCGTAG
- a CDS encoding glycosyl hydrolase, with the protein MIHTYKLLTALALCALILTNCSQPQATSQAVEAPHQQEQVWPALQKEHRPWTRWWWMGSAVDEQNISRLLEAYASVGLGGVEIAPIYGAKGYESRYIDFLSPEWMHMLDFTVKKAGESGMGVDMTQGTGWPYGGPQVTPAYAASKLLVQTYTLKGGQQLQEELEVQDPKQGDLEPALLALTAYSDEGKILNLLDKVNAEGKLNWRPAAGDWTIYAAFNGKTRQKVKRAAPGGVGYTLDHLSGDAADVYFARFQKAFNGDKHGVRAFYNDSYEVYGADWSADFFNEFETRRGYDLRRYLRELLSEEASETVARLKADYRQTMSEMLLENFTRRWSGWAHGQGSITKNQAHGSPGNLLDLYAAVDIPEVETFGSSYFPIPGLRRDSADIRNVDPDPIMLKFGSSAAHVTGKKLTSCETFTWLGEHFKTSFSQMKPEVEQVFLAGVNHVFYHGVTYSPEDVPWPGWLFYASLNLTPANSLWPHFSGINNYIARCQSILQTGKSDNEVLVYWPVHDVWNDAEGRLRMLTVHGIDKWLHPTPFYEQVKQLTGQGYSLDFVSDALLSGAKGQGGRISTSPAAAPYQVLVIPQTDFMPPATLEHALRLAREGATVVLEELPSDVPGLSQLEPKKEKLQQLTRSLQFTDRGDGIKQAATGKGQVLLAKDVQRALAFANIHREALTDTGLKFIRRQTEGGKYYYLVNHTAKAIDQVIPLNMKASSVTIMDPQSTQAGLAAFTTGHDRTQVRVQLQPGEALILWASTNAKAPVATAWAYLEKAGAPIAVQGEWTLRFTEGGPELPAAQKLTELVSWTALPDPKATAFSGSGAYTVTFELPSRKAAEYVLDLGQVHESARVWVNGQEVGLLWGIPFRARIGAHLKPGRNTLKIEVANLMANRIRDMDRKGISWRNYHEINFVNINYKPFDASGWQPMPSGLLGPVTITPHSTTAGLGRNL; encoded by the coding sequence ATGATCCATACCTACAAACTTCTCACCGCGCTTGCACTTTGCGCCCTGATCTTAACTAACTGTAGCCAGCCGCAAGCCACGTCCCAGGCTGTGGAGGCCCCCCACCAGCAAGAGCAAGTATGGCCGGCCCTGCAAAAAGAGCACCGCCCCTGGACGCGCTGGTGGTGGATGGGGAGCGCCGTGGACGAGCAAAACATCAGCCGCTTGCTCGAAGCGTATGCCTCGGTGGGCCTGGGCGGCGTTGAGATTGCGCCAATCTATGGCGCGAAAGGCTATGAGAGTCGCTACATCGATTTTCTCTCGCCTGAGTGGATGCACATGCTCGATTTTACGGTGAAGAAAGCGGGTGAATCAGGAATGGGCGTGGACATGACCCAGGGGACCGGCTGGCCTTATGGTGGTCCGCAGGTCACGCCCGCGTATGCGGCCTCCAAGCTCCTCGTACAAACCTATACCTTGAAAGGCGGGCAACAACTACAGGAAGAGCTGGAAGTACAGGACCCCAAGCAAGGCGACCTGGAGCCGGCGCTTTTAGCCTTAACGGCTTATAGTGATGAGGGGAAAATTCTCAACCTGTTAGACAAGGTAAACGCGGAAGGAAAGCTGAACTGGCGACCTGCCGCAGGCGACTGGACGATTTACGCTGCCTTTAACGGCAAGACGCGGCAGAAGGTAAAACGGGCGGCTCCAGGCGGCGTGGGCTATACCCTGGACCACCTTTCCGGGGATGCCGCCGACGTATACTTTGCCCGCTTCCAAAAGGCCTTTAACGGAGACAAGCATGGCGTAAGGGCCTTCTACAACGATAGCTACGAAGTATACGGGGCGGACTGGTCGGCTGACTTTTTCAACGAGTTCGAAACGCGCAGAGGCTATGACCTGCGCCGCTACCTGCGGGAATTGCTGAGCGAGGAAGCGTCTGAAACCGTGGCCCGCCTCAAAGCGGATTACCGGCAGACCATGAGCGAAATGCTCCTCGAGAACTTCACCAGGCGCTGGTCTGGGTGGGCGCACGGGCAGGGCAGCATCACCAAAAACCAGGCCCACGGCTCCCCGGGTAATTTGCTCGATTTGTACGCTGCTGTGGATATTCCCGAAGTGGAGACCTTTGGCTCCAGCTATTTCCCCATCCCCGGGCTGCGCCGCGACAGCGCCGACATCCGAAACGTGGACCCGGACCCGATCATGCTCAAGTTTGGCTCTTCGGCGGCGCACGTCACGGGCAAAAAGCTTACCTCCTGCGAGACCTTTACCTGGCTCGGAGAGCACTTTAAAACGTCCTTTTCACAGATGAAGCCGGAGGTGGAGCAGGTGTTTTTGGCTGGCGTAAACCATGTCTTCTACCACGGCGTGACCTACTCGCCGGAGGATGTGCCCTGGCCGGGCTGGCTGTTCTACGCCTCGCTTAACCTGACGCCTGCCAACAGCCTCTGGCCGCACTTCAGCGGCATCAATAATTACATCGCCCGCTGCCAATCCATCCTGCAGACCGGGAAATCTGATAACGAAGTGCTCGTTTACTGGCCGGTGCACGATGTGTGGAACGATGCAGAGGGGAGGCTGCGCATGCTGACAGTGCACGGCATCGACAAGTGGCTGCACCCGACGCCTTTCTACGAGCAGGTCAAGCAGCTGACCGGGCAGGGCTACTCGCTGGATTTTGTCTCGGACGCCTTGTTAAGCGGGGCGAAAGGCCAAGGGGGCAGGATCAGCACATCGCCTGCAGCGGCTCCTTACCAGGTGCTGGTGATCCCGCAAACAGACTTTATGCCGCCCGCTACCCTGGAACATGCCTTGCGGCTGGCCCGGGAAGGAGCCACGGTGGTGCTGGAGGAGTTGCCAAGCGATGTGCCGGGCCTGAGCCAGCTGGAACCCAAAAAGGAAAAGCTGCAGCAACTAACGCGGTCGCTGCAGTTTACAGACAGGGGCGATGGGATCAAGCAAGCTGCAACAGGAAAGGGGCAGGTCCTGTTGGCAAAGGATGTGCAGCGCGCGCTGGCCTTTGCCAATATCCACCGCGAGGCCCTAACCGATACAGGGCTTAAGTTTATCCGTCGGCAAACTGAAGGCGGCAAGTATTACTACCTGGTCAACCATACAGCCAAGGCAATCGACCAGGTTATTCCCCTGAACATGAAAGCCAGCTCGGTCACCATCATGGACCCGCAGAGCACCCAGGCAGGCCTGGCCGCCTTTACAACAGGGCATGACAGAACGCAGGTGCGTGTTCAGTTGCAGCCGGGAGAGGCGCTCATCCTTTGGGCCTCTACAAATGCTAAAGCACCTGTGGCCACTGCATGGGCTTACCTGGAAAAAGCCGGGGCGCCGATAGCCGTGCAGGGCGAGTGGACACTGCGCTTTACAGAAGGAGGCCCCGAGCTCCCGGCCGCGCAAAAGTTAACAGAACTGGTGTCCTGGACTGCGCTGCCTGACCCTAAAGCCACCGCTTTTTCCGGAAGCGGAGCCTATACTGTGACCTTTGAGCTGCCTTCCAGAAAGGCTGCCGAGTACGTACTGGACCTGGGCCAGGTGCACGAGAGCGCGCGGGTATGGGTGAACGGGCAGGAAGTAGGCTTGCTGTGGGGCATCCCGTTCCGGGCAAGGATAGGTGCACACCTGAAGCCGGGCCGCAACACCCTGAAAATAGAGGTGGCCAACCTGATGGCCAACCGCATCCGCGACATGGACCGCAAAGGCATTTCGTGGCGCAACTACCATGAAATCAACTTTGTGAACATCAACTATAAGCCATTCGATGCCTCCGGCTGGCAGCCCATGCCTTCCGGTCTGCTGGGGCCGGTGACGATTACGCCACACAGCACAACCGCAGGGCTGGGGAGGAATCTCTAA